CTCAATGTCGCCGGAGCAACTGTCTCCGAACACCAGCGAACAGGCAGTAGATTTTCGCAGCGACCTGTTCTCGTTAGGTATCATAGCTTTCAATTTGATCGCCGGCCGCCACCCGTTTGCCGCCGGTTACGGCTCAGATTCGGCTCAGCAGATTGCCCAGGCAATCCTGGATAACAAACCCTGTAATGCCAAAGACATTATTCCTCAGTTGCCGCTGCCTTTAGCCCATTTATTAAACCAGTTGCTTGCCCATCAGCCTCTAGACAGGCCAACAAGCAGCCACAAGGTAGCTGAGCGGCTACAGCAAATTATCATTGCCCTGACCCAGCAGGAAATACTGGCTGAGCAAACTTTGCCGGTCGGTGAAGACGGCAAGGTGTTACAACCTGAAAAACCTGAAATTCCTGCGACCAATGTTCCGGAAAGCCAGGAACAGGAAGATAAGCCAAACAAATTAGCAGTAACAATCGCTGCCTTTGTGATTTTCCTAATCACATTGACTAGCTTGTTTTATCAGGATATTTTTGCCCCTACGGCTCCGAAAGTACGGCATATAGCGGTATTGCCGCCAACCCTGAGTGCAAACAGTAAAATCGCAGACATCCAAAAAGACTTGGTTGTGGCCACCATAGACGATGCCATTCGCCAAAGTATCATCAATACCAAGCATTTAAGGTTAATATCCCGTACTGAGGTTTCAGCCTTCAATGAAGAAAATAAAGGAAACATCAACAGCATAGGTAATGCCACCGGTGCAACGGATATCATCACCACTGAGCTTAATTGTAATAATATCCGCTGTAATGTGACTTTATCTCGCCTATCTTCTATGGAAGATAACAATAAAGACAGTGAAAACGGTAACAAAAAGTGGACAGTATTTGCTCAAAGAAGCTGGCCGACCCAAGTCGACGGCTTCAATGAAATATTTAACACCAGCCAGGCCAACATCAGCTCTCTTTACCCGGACTATGCCGAAACCTATATCAATACTTCTCCTATTAACGAACAGGATTTTCTAGAATACATAGAACTGTATGCCAAAGTTCAAATTAACGGTGAAAACAATGATGAAAACCTGAAAAGGTTGCAAGAGCTGCTGACAAGAGCGCCTTATTTATATGCCGGTTACAGCTTATTTCGTGAAGCTTCATTAAATTTATATAATGAAACGAAAGACACCGCTTATACTAAACAGTTAGAGCAGGTAATGCAAAGCGTGCCCCCGGAATATAAATACAGTTTATTTCAGGCAATTGACGCCTTTGTAGTTGCTATAGCAACCGGTGAACTTGACCAGGCACAGCAACAGCTAGAAATTGCAATACAGCGTGGTATTGACAACTCTACCTTAACTGAACTTCAGGCCGCATTTTATATCAATAACAATGAACTGCCTCTTGCGGTACAGCACTTTAAAACTGCACTACAATTGCGCCCCAGCGCCAAATTATTCTATAACCTGGCACTAAGTTATTATTGGTCTGGCGACTTAACCAACGCCAAAAAAACTCTCAATCAACTACTGGCTATTACCCCGACAAAGTACAAGGCCAACCAGTTGTTAGCAGGGATTTATTTACTCGAAGGGAATCTGGAGCTTGCGATCAAGGCGTATGAAAAAGTAGTCAAAACAAACCCTCAGGTTGTAGATTTAAGCAACTTAGCCATAGCTTACGCATTAAATGGTCAATACCAAAAATCATTCACGTTTGCCGAATTGGCGGTTCAAAAAGGCCCTAATAATCCCGCATCGCTCTTAAACCTGGCAGATGCCGAGTTCATTTTAGGGAAAAAAGAAGAGGCCGAAGAGCATTACCGACAGGTAATCGACCTGCACCAGGCGAAAAGTGACCTTAAATCCTGGTTAGAAACCGCCCAGGCTTATGTCCACCTCAATGATAATAGCGCCGCCATTAAAGCCCTTAACCAGGCCAAAAGGCTGGCTCCAACAAATGGGGAAGTGTCTTTGACCGCAGCTCTGGTTTATGCCCTGGCGGGTGAGCAATTATCAGCATTAAGCCAGGTAGAAGAAGCATTAGCCGAAGATATCGGCGTGGTCTGGTTTAATTTACCCTGGTTTGACAAGTTATGTAACAGTGAACAGTTCAACCAGCTAATGATTAAGGCCGGCAACTTAAAACGCTGCCAGCCTTAGTTTTTAACAGTAGGAGTTTAATGGCTTACATGTCGACACGGCCAACTTGAACACTCGGATCCTGGGAATAAAAAACCGGTGCAGGTAACTGACCGACACCAATTTCATAACATGTGGCCAGGTAACGAAAAGCAATTTCGTTTTCAAAACTCTCGTCTTTGACCTGGTCGATCGTCATAATCAATTGGTTACCATTTTCAGTCACAACGGTTTCTACACGAAAATCGTTGTGATCGTTTTCATGGCAATAGATCACCCCTTTACCATGGAAACGCCAGTCGCCCTGATTCTCGACATCATCTTCATCCATTTCGGCAATTAAAATAATACGTTGCAGTGCCTGTAGTTGTAGTTCTACAGGGTCGGTAGTTTTTGTTTGGTGAGAGGCAAATTCAACCCGGAAACCGGCTGGGGTATCTACATATTCATCGCCTTTTAAAATCTTGGTGACCCAAGGCTTGGTTTTATCCGGTGTAACTTTGAAATAGCAGACGGCCGTGGAAATAGTAGCATGATAATCGTGTCTCACCGGCGCAGGTACAGTAACCACCACTTGCTCGTTTTCATCAACGGTAATGTTGGCTTGTTTTTCTTCAATACTCATTATATTTTCCCTAGTTCATCTATTTTTTTTATAATGGTTCATATTAACGGCTTGTTTTTAAAAAACTTTATCTTACAAGCTCTATTAACTTCCAAATTATAGCCCTTAATAGCAAGCAGGTTAATGTTAAATTCCGCTTTTTGGCCTCTAATTCCGTTCAACTTGCAGCTAAAACAAACTTTATTGGTGCTTTTAAGTTTTTCTGGCAGGGCCAAAGGGGTGGGAAGATAAAATTTGCTGAAGATAAGGTGAGGATAAAAGGATTATCGTAGCAAGCATTTTTATCCGTAGAAAACAAAATTGCCCGGAAAAGAAAGAGTTCTTTTCCGGGCAATACTAACGTCCTTCTATAGTCACCAGCTCTCTATTCAGGCCCGACAGGCTCAGTAGTTTCACGTCCGGTACCTGGGCCTTCTCCATCTCCTCCCTGAGGGGGAGTATCATAATCCCAAGGGAATCTGCCGCCCCCAGATACCTCAGGTAAAACTTGCAAACTCAATACTTGTCCTTGGCACTTGGAAACAGGAGATTTTGTAAGGGAAGAAGTTATGTTGGCAAAGAACTCAATTAATCTTTTCATAGGTCTGCTTTTCCTTTTATCGATCTGTAAAATTATCCCTTGCCGGTGAATGATAAAGCTTTGTCTTACCCGACAAGTGCATCCATCATAACGGTATTCAACAATTGCAGTTAGCAAGATAACGCCTATTTTCGTACTTTATTTTTACTTTAAAAAACAATAAGGTAACATCTACACACATTTAATTTTTCACTTTGATGCACCTTTGCACTGCCAAAAATATCTATTTGTAGTATATAAAGGCTCTAACTTTCAGAAATAAAAGAATCACTTGTTTCTGCTTGCCATAAAACAAGATAAATAAGTGACATTGCCTTAGCTGAACCTGATAGCAAAAGCGAATAACACTAGACACAAGGAGGAAGTCTGCCCATGCCAAGCTGCTTTGCCGGAAAACACCACTTATATTTTTTACTGGTGTTTATTCAGTTCTTCTTATCTATTGCAAAGCTCAATGCAGGAGAAACAGGCCTGTTCTTCATAGAAAACACTTCCTTCGCCCACTTGGGCGCCGGGGGAAATAATTATGCCATAGCACAAAGCAGCTCAGGTACTTTATTTGTCGCAAACCGCAGGGGACTGCTGAGTTTTGACGGAACCAGATGGCAGCTGCTTGAAAATACACATAACTTATTACCTGTCTCGATTGCCATTGATAGCAGAGACAAAATCTATCTCGGCAATAACGGTGATTTCGGTTATTTAAACCGGGATCCCCAGGGACAGTACAAGTTCCACTCCCTTACCAGCCAGCTGGACGAAGGTCACCAGGTAGGCATTATCAGGGAAACCATTATCCGTCCCGACGGCGTATATTTCCGTTCAAGTCGGTATATTTATTACCTGACCCCGGAAAACAAGCTGAAACTGATCACGCCAAGCAGCTCTTCCTTTCACCGTATGTTTGTTGTCAATGATAAGCTATTGATCCAGGAGAGAAAGAAAGCACTGGCAACCGTCTATAAGGGGCAGTTAACGCCGGTCAGCAGCGATAAGTTTTTAGCCGACAAAATCTTGTTCGGTGTTTTGCCTTTTGCCGGTGATATGCTGATGTTAACCAACCAAAACGGCCTTTATCTGTATAACGGCGCTTCCTTTCAGCCTTTTGCCCATCAGGCACAGGAGCTGCTGGAAAATAACCGGGTCTACTATGCCCGATTGCTGTCCAATAACCTGATTGCCCTGGCAATTGAAGGGAAAGACTCCGGCTTACTGGTACTCAATCCTTTAGGGGGAATTGTTAAACACATCACGGCTGAACATGGCTTGATGGACGATCTCATCAACTATATTTATGAAGATCATCAAAAAGGTCTCTGGCTGTCCCTCAGCAATGGCCTTGCCAGGATAAACCTAACCTCTCCCCTGACTTACTTTGACCAGCAGCACCAACTCTCGGGCAAGATTTATGACGTCACCCGGGTGCAACAATCCCTGTTTGTTTCAACGGCCAAAGGAGTATACCGGTTGACAGATACCGATAAACAAAATGCCCGTTTTACCCAGACATTACCTGATAATGAAGCCTGTTATGTCCTGCTCCCCTCCTCCAAAGGAGTACTGGCGGCCTGTAATGAAAGCATCTACTCCATAGAAAACCAAAAAGTTCATAAGATAGCAGCCCCCAAATTTAACTTCCTGGCCATACACCGTTTATCTGATAGCTCAGGTGAAAACACCGAACAATACCTTATCGGTCATAACCGGGGACTGGGATTATTACAAAACCAAGCCAATACCTGGCATTACCGGGCAGTAGCCGAACAGGCCCTGACCCTTCCCATACAAGCCATCAGCCAGGACAAGGGGTTGCAATTTTGGCTAACCACCCGCGGCCAGGGGATCACTAAGGTCCGTTTTGAAAATGGTTTTCATAGCCCTCCTAACGTCAGCCATTATGATCATACTCACGGTTTGCCTGCGGGTTATATTTCCCCTTCCAACATAGATCAACAACTGATCTTCAGTACCGACGAAGGCTTTTATCAGGTAAATCCGGATGCCGGGCCAACAGAACCCCTGTTCACCCCGGCCACCAGTTTAATCGACCCGTTGATCGGGGAAAATGTCTATATCCATCAGCAGGACAATGGCTTGATCTGGTTAAAACAAGAAGCGCAACGGGGACAAAGCAATGGAAGCCAGGCCACTAAAATTGCACTGGTATCTCCCGGAAGAATCACAAATGATGTGCTTTTATACCAATGGAATTTTGAAGAATTCACCGGCATTGTTTCCGATATAGGTGTATCCCTTTATGTCGAAGCAGATGGGGTGATCTGGATTGTCAACAACGAGCAACTGCTGCGCTATGACAGCAAACTTAAACCTGCAGCCCGCCAGCCCAAAGCCCCGGTGATCAGCCAGATCACGGATTTGTCCATGCCGGATAATGCCTTATTTAAGCTGCCGCTAGACAGACTGGCGCCCCTGCCCTACCAAAACAACTCACTGCGTTTTCATTTTGCCTTTGCCAGCTTTGACAGGGCCGCTTTCAACCGTTTTCAATACCGGCTGGAAGGATATGATGAGCAGTGGTCTCACTGGAGCCATGAAAGCTTTAAAGACTACACGCAAATTACTGAAGGCGAATACAGCTTCGAAGTCAGGGCAAAAGATGCCTATGGCAATATCAGTGACACCGCCAGTCTTGCTTTTGAAATTCTTCCCCCCTGGTACCGTACTTACTGGGCTTACGGCCTTTATTTGCTGGTGCTTAGCACTTTTGTCTATGCCTTTATTCTCTACCGTACCCGCAGCTTAAAGGCACGGGCAAAATCACTGGAGGCCCAGGTTTTACAACGTACGGAAGAAATACACAGCCGTAATGTTTTGATCACACAGCAAAAGCAGAATATAGAACAGTTGCTCAGCCAAAAAGAGCATTTCTTCGCCCATATCTCCCACGAGTTCAAAACTCCCCTGACGCTATTGCTGGCACCAACCAAAGCCCTGCTTAAAAATAATCATGACCCCTTTGTGCGTAAACAGCTGGGCATCATCTATCAAAACGGCCAACGGCTGCTCTCCCTGGTCAACCAATTATTAACCCTGACAAAACTCAGCCATACCGATAAAACCGGTAAACTGAGCAATAGCCGGGTCAAGTTGCCCGTCAATGCAAGTTTAACGCATGTCATAAACTCTTTTGCCAGCCTGGCGGAGCAAAAAGGCATTACCATCAGGCACAGTTTCAGCCATGAAATAGTAGTGTCGATGCAGGCGGATGCCCTGGAAAGAATCGTCTTTAATTTGCTTTCCAACGCCCTGAAATACTCCCCCCTCAACAGCTGTATTCAGGTGAGCAGCCAAATAAATAACAACGAATTGCTCCTTAAGGTCAGCGATAACGGCTGCGGCATCGCCCAAAGCGAACAAGAAAAAATACTGCAACCTTTTCAGCGGGCAGAGTCGCAGGAAAACCAAAAAATTCCCGGTACCGGCCTGGGACTGGCAATCGTCTGCGAGCTTGTTAACCTGCACCAGGGCAAATTAGCCATAGACAGTGAACTCGGCCAGGGAGCAAGCTTTACCGTCACTTTGCCTGTTGTCTGTAACAGTCAGGCTGTCAATACCGGCCCAGCTCCCGAGAACCCGATGCCTTCACCGGCTAAACTCAAGGAAGACCTGGCCCTGGAATTAAACTTACTCGTCCCCGAAGAGCCGCAGCCAGAGACACCTGTGCCTGTGGTTATGGAACCAAATCTGACGGGTGCAGACTCAGATCAAAAAACCCTGTTGATCATTGAAGACACCCCGGATATGCGCAGCTATATCAAAAGCTTGTTTGCACAGGACTATTACTGTATCTGTGCCGAAAACGGCGAACAGGGCATTAAACTGGCCCTTGAGCATTTGCCGGATGTGATCATCAGCGATGTCATGATGCCGGTAAAAGACGGCTACCAGGTATGCCACACCTTAAAAAACCATCAGGAAACCAGCCATATCCCCATTATCTTACTGACCGCCAAAGATGATATCGAAAGCCGCAAGCAAGGCTGGCGCGAACAGGCAGATGAATATCTGGCAAAACCCTTCGACCAGGACGAACTTAAAATCCGGGTTGCCAATATATTGCACATAAGGGAGCTGATGAAGCGCCGCTTCGGTTACCAGCTGCACCTGCAACCGACGCCGCTGCCCGCCAACATTTCAGAGCTTAGCCAAAGGGAGCAGGCATTTTTAACCAAGTTCAAACAGGTAATCCAGGACAATTATATGGACAGCCTGTTTAACCTGCCCAGCGCCGCTTCCGCCATGGCGGTCAGCGAACGCTGCCTGCAAAAGAAACTGAAAACCCTGCTTGATCATAATTTCACGGAGTATTTGCGTACCTTCCGTTTAAAGCAAGCCTGCCGCCTGCTGGAAGAAAACCAGAAAGCCATGGATGTTGCCGATGCCACCGGCTTTTCTTCACAAGCCTATTTCAGCCGCTGCTTTAAAGCCGAGTTTGGTAAAACCGCCAGCCAATATCAACAGGAGCACAAAGAAAAGCAAACCTCAGCCCTGCCGGCATAAACCGGTTGCACCTTTATCTGAATAGCACTCCGGCATCATCGCCGGAGTAACCGATCCTGGATTTATACGCATCTCGGTCCCCTTTTACATGAGTAGACAGTTAATGGCATTCACTGAAAAATAATTAACTTTTCTGTAGTTATTGTTTAAGAACAAACTTTTGTGCATCTTGGTGGAACGATAAAACAATTAACGCTATGTTATAGCTACGGATGTTTAATTTTAGGAAGATGAAATTGACAGCAGTGACCATGAACGAACTGATGAAGGGCTTGCAGCGGGAGCACAAAGGCCATAAACAACTGTTGACCCTGCTCGAAGGCAAACTGGCGCGGTTAAAGCAAAATATTCCGCTGGATTTTAATCTCCTCAACGATGCCGTAAATTATATCGACAATTATGCCGGTCGCTATCATCACCCCAAGGAAGATATTATTTATCATTATATGGTAGACAATGACCTCGACCCCCATAAAGACTTTGCCAAGATCATTGAAGAGCACAACAAATTAGAGCAAATTACCAGCCAGGTGCAAACTTCCCTGCAAAGCATTTTATTAGATGCCATCACTTCTACCAGCCGTTTCGCCACAGAACTGGAAGAATTTATCCAGATACACCAACAGCACCTGCACATAGAAGACACCGTGGTCTTTCCGCAAATAGAACGCGGCCTGACAGAAGAAGACTGGCAAAAACTATTACCGCAAATGCCCAATCAGGAAGATGACCCCCTGTTCGGCACCAAAGTACAGGCCGAATACCTGGAGTTATACCACAGACTCACCAAAAGCTAGCAAATCTCCTGATAATAGATCCGCAGCTAGCCCTGAACCACCTAGATTAATCCGGCTATAAGCAGCTATAGCCGGATTGGCTCAAATCCAAGCTAGTCGGCAATTTCCTCGCCATCGAAAACAATCGGGCTTTCGCTTTCAAAACCGGCAACTGCCCGCCACCAGGCGGTGGTCTCCGTCAGCTCAGAAAAGGGTAATGGCTGCCCTATCACAGGGGTAACCAGGGGCACCCATTGCGCTTGCGCTAATTCCGACAAACGCTCCAGCGGCTCATACCAGGCATGCAACGCCAGATCAAAAGTCGAGTTATGTACCGGCATCAGCGCCTTGCCGCGCAAGTCCAGGTGCGCCTGTAACGTCTGCTCCGGCGTCATATGCACTTCGGCCCAGTCCTTGTCATAAGCACCGTTTTCCAGGATCGTCAGGTCAAAAGGCCCGAACCTGTCACCTATGGTTTTAAAGCCGTCAAAATAGCCGGTATCGCCGCTAAAAAAGAGTTTGTGCTGCTTGCTCTGGAGCACCCAGGATGCCCATAAAGTCTCATCCCTGTCTGTCAGGCCGCGTCCGGAGAAAT
This genomic window from Thalassomonas viridans contains:
- a CDS encoding hybrid sensor histidine kinase/response regulator transcription factor, yielding MPSCFAGKHHLYFLLVFIQFFLSIAKLNAGETGLFFIENTSFAHLGAGGNNYAIAQSSSGTLFVANRRGLLSFDGTRWQLLENTHNLLPVSIAIDSRDKIYLGNNGDFGYLNRDPQGQYKFHSLTSQLDEGHQVGIIRETIIRPDGVYFRSSRYIYYLTPENKLKLITPSSSSFHRMFVVNDKLLIQERKKALATVYKGQLTPVSSDKFLADKILFGVLPFAGDMLMLTNQNGLYLYNGASFQPFAHQAQELLENNRVYYARLLSNNLIALAIEGKDSGLLVLNPLGGIVKHITAEHGLMDDLINYIYEDHQKGLWLSLSNGLARINLTSPLTYFDQQHQLSGKIYDVTRVQQSLFVSTAKGVYRLTDTDKQNARFTQTLPDNEACYVLLPSSKGVLAACNESIYSIENQKVHKIAAPKFNFLAIHRLSDSSGENTEQYLIGHNRGLGLLQNQANTWHYRAVAEQALTLPIQAISQDKGLQFWLTTRGQGITKVRFENGFHSPPNVSHYDHTHGLPAGYISPSNIDQQLIFSTDEGFYQVNPDAGPTEPLFTPATSLIDPLIGENVYIHQQDNGLIWLKQEAQRGQSNGSQATKIALVSPGRITNDVLLYQWNFEEFTGIVSDIGVSLYVEADGVIWIVNNEQLLRYDSKLKPAARQPKAPVISQITDLSMPDNALFKLPLDRLAPLPYQNNSLRFHFAFASFDRAAFNRFQYRLEGYDEQWSHWSHESFKDYTQITEGEYSFEVRAKDAYGNISDTASLAFEILPPWYRTYWAYGLYLLVLSTFVYAFILYRTRSLKARAKSLEAQVLQRTEEIHSRNVLITQQKQNIEQLLSQKEHFFAHISHEFKTPLTLLLAPTKALLKNNHDPFVRKQLGIIYQNGQRLLSLVNQLLTLTKLSHTDKTGKLSNSRVKLPVNASLTHVINSFASLAEQKGITIRHSFSHEIVVSMQADALERIVFNLLSNALKYSPLNSCIQVSSQINNNELLLKVSDNGCGIAQSEQEKILQPFQRAESQENQKIPGTGLGLAIVCELVNLHQGKLAIDSELGQGASFTVTLPVVCNSQAVNTGPAPENPMPSPAKLKEDLALELNLLVPEEPQPETPVPVVMEPNLTGADSDQKTLLIIEDTPDMRSYIKSLFAQDYYCICAENGEQGIKLALEHLPDVIISDVMMPVKDGYQVCHTLKNHQETSHIPIILLTAKDDIESRKQGWREQADEYLAKPFDQDELKIRVANILHIRELMKRRFGYQLHLQPTPLPANISELSQREQAFLTKFKQVIQDNYMDSLFNLPSAASAMAVSERCLQKKLKTLLDHNFTEYLRTFRLKQACRLLEENQKAMDVADATGFSSQAYFSRCFKAEFGKTASQYQQEHKEKQTSALPA
- a CDS encoding protein kinase domain-containing protein; its protein translation is MSDNESAKDPGEEAHQTAQATSGQAPVILINSDHYQVQKKIGQGGMGQVYLALDTRLQRTVAIKVLTPLGHTPQEPCAGTSDDKEAHFQQALAEARLLAKLNHPNIVQIYDVIVSGKHDEQALENNQQQIALVMEYLGGKTLQQFQHQHVTTLIQKLQIIRQIALGLAAAHENGIVHCDLKASNILIDLDNKAGSDSSYQPHGEMAAKVKIIDFGIAQSSHNGQQDIPAGSNTSGSNSGYGSWTSMSPEQLSPNTSEQAVDFRSDLFSLGIIAFNLIAGRHPFAAGYGSDSAQQIAQAILDNKPCNAKDIIPQLPLPLAHLLNQLLAHQPLDRPTSSHKVAERLQQIIIALTQQEILAEQTLPVGEDGKVLQPEKPEIPATNVPESQEQEDKPNKLAVTIAAFVIFLITLTSLFYQDIFAPTAPKVRHIAVLPPTLSANSKIADIQKDLVVATIDDAIRQSIINTKHLRLISRTEVSAFNEENKGNINSIGNATGATDIITTELNCNNIRCNVTLSRLSSMEDNNKDSENGNKKWTVFAQRSWPTQVDGFNEIFNTSQANISSLYPDYAETYINTSPINEQDFLEYIELYAKVQINGENNDENLKRLQELLTRAPYLYAGYSLFREASLNLYNETKDTAYTKQLEQVMQSVPPEYKYSLFQAIDAFVVAIATGELDQAQQQLEIAIQRGIDNSTLTELQAAFYINNNELPLAVQHFKTALQLRPSAKLFYNLALSYYWSGDLTNAKKTLNQLLAITPTKYKANQLLAGIYLLEGNLELAIKAYEKVVKTNPQVVDLSNLAIAYALNGQYQKSFTFAELAVQKGPNNPASLLNLADAEFILGKKEEAEEHYRQVIDLHQAKSDLKSWLETAQAYVHLNDNSAAIKALNQAKRLAPTNGEVSLTAALVYALAGEQLSALSQVEEALAEDIGVVWFNLPWFDKLCNSEQFNQLMIKAGNLKRCQP
- a CDS encoding hemerythrin domain-containing protein yields the protein MKLTAVTMNELMKGLQREHKGHKQLLTLLEGKLARLKQNIPLDFNLLNDAVNYIDNYAGRYHHPKEDIIYHYMVDNDLDPHKDFAKIIEEHNKLEQITSQVQTSLQSILLDAITSTSRFATELEEFIQIHQQHLHIEDTVVFPQIERGLTEEDWQKLLPQMPNQEDDPLFGTKVQAEYLELYHRLTKS